A genomic window from Enoplosus armatus isolate fEnoArm2 chromosome 20, fEnoArm2.hap1, whole genome shotgun sequence includes:
- the LOC139303176 gene encoding interferon a3-like, with translation MLNRILFVCLLLSLYSAGSSLSCRWMDHKFRQHSETFLDLLDTMANNSTNTTEEVNDAAAFPNDLYSQAAKAPAEDKLGFTVQVLEETAALFEEDHSSASWEENTVENFLSVVTRQADGLRSCIGSHGHKKKNKKLHMYFKRLSSLVLEQMGHSAEAWELIRKEIKAHLKRADQLVSSLLTAN, from the exons ATGCTCAACAGGATcttgtttgtctgcctgctccTCAGTCTGTACAGTGCAGGCTCCTCGCTCAGCTGCAGATGGATGGATCATAAATTCAGACAGCACAGTGAAACCTTTTTGGATCTCCTGGACACGATG gcTAATAACTCCACTAACACCACTGAGGAGGTGAATGATGCTGCTGCCTTCCCTAATGATCTGTACAGCCAGGCGGCCAAAGCACCA GCTGAGGACAAACTTGGCTTCACAGTTCAGGTTCTGGAGGAGACGGCTGCCCTGTTTGAGGAGGATCACAGCTCTGCATCATGGGAGGAGAACACAGTGGAGAACTTTCTCAGCGTTGTAACCCGGCAGGCCGACGGCCTTCGCTCCTGT attGGGAGCCACggacacaagaagaagaacaagaagctGCACATGTACTTCAAGAGACTCTCAAGCCTCGTTCTAGAGCAAATG GGCCACAGCGCTGAAGCCTGGGAGCTGATCAGGAAGGAAATTAAAGCCCATCTGAAGAGAGCAGACCAGCTGGTTTCATCTCTTCTCACCGCCAACTAA
- the LOC139303236 gene encoding interferon a3-like — MLNRILFVCLLLSLYSAGSSLSCRWMDHKFRQHSETFLDLLDTMANNSTNTTEEVNDAAAFPNDLYSQAAKAPAEDKLGFTVQVLEETAALFEEDHSSASWEENTVENFLSVVTRQADGLRSCIGSHGHKKKNKKLHMYFKRLSSLVLEQMGHSAEAWELIRKEIKAHLKRADQLVSSLLTTN; from the exons ATGCTCAACAGGATcttgtttgtctgcctgctccTCAGTCTGTACAGTGCAGGCTCCTCGCTCAGCTGCAGATGGATGGATCATAAATTCAGACAGCACAGTGAAACCTTTTTGGATCTCCTGGACACGATG gcTAATAACTCCACTAACACCACTGAGGAGGTGAATGATGCTGCTGCCTTCCCTAATGATCTGTACAGCCAGGCGGCCAAAGCACCA gcTGAGGACAAACTTGGCTTCACAGTTCAGGTTCTGGAGGAGACGGCTGCCCTGTTTGAGGAGGATCACAGCTCTGCATCATGGGAGGAGAACACAGTGGAGAACTTTCTCAGCGTTGTAACCCGGCAGGCCGACGGCCTTCGCTCCTGT attGGGAGCCACggacacaagaagaagaacaagaagctGCACATGTACTTCAAGAGACTCTCAAGCCTCGTTCTAGAGCAAATG GGCCACAGCGCTGAAGCCTGGGAGCTGATCAGGAAGGAAATTAAAGCCCATCTGAAGAGAGCAGACCAGCTGGTTTCATCTCTTCTCACCACCAACTAA
- the cd79b gene encoding B-cell antigen receptor complex-associated protein beta chain, with protein MRWLLAGYCGLALINVSVALNQALMVTQKPRFYGMKTGRSVGIYCLHSPLHLAARVQWYKAHEYDVDVEKRRKIQAEQRIEIRNKNLTEGAYLYIHDLRIEDNGVYFCKINKTWGSGTELQVARPVNLTQALYRTKMKDGLIILQGLLLAVCIAAILLRKQTLLEKRDSIYEEPETDHIYEGLAIETCGGGLYEELSVYAQAEGAEAPWE; from the exons TGGCCCTAAACCAAGCCCTGATGGTCACCCAGAAGCCCCGGTTCTATGGCATGAAAACCGGCCGCTCTGTGGGCATTTACTGTCTGCACTCGCCGCTACACCTGGCGGCCAGAGTGCAGTGGTACAAGGCCCATGAGTATGACGTGGACgttgaaaagagaagaaagatcCAGGCAGAACAAAGGATTGAAATTCGTAACAAGAACCTGACCGAAGGAGCCTATCTCTACATCCATGATCTGCGCATAGAGGACAACGGAGTGTACTTCtgcaagataaacaaaacatggGGTTCTGGGACTGAACTTCAAGTTGCCA GACCTGTTAACCTTACCCAGGCACTGTACAGGACCAAGATGAAGGATGGGCTCATTATCCTCCAGGGCCTGCTGTTGGCTGTGTGTATTGCTGCTATACTGCTACGCAAACAAACACTG TTGGAAAAGAGGGACAGCATATACGAGGAGCCTGAAACTGATCACATCTATGAG GGTTTGGCGATTGAGACATGTGGAGGAGGTCTGTATGAGGAGCTCTCTGTGTACGCCCAGGCGGAAGGAGCCGAGGCCCCATGggagtga
- the LOC139303238 gene encoding interferon a3-like, translated as MLNRILFVCLLLSLYSAGSSLSCRWMDHKFRQHSETFLDLLDTMANNSTNTTEEVNDAAAFPNDLYSQAAKAPAEDKLGFTVQVLEETAALFEEDHSSASWEENTVENFLSVVTRQADGLRSCIGSHGHKKKNKKLHMYFKRLSSLVLEQMGHSAEAWELIRKEIKAHLKRADQLVSSLLTAN; from the exons ATGCTCAACAGGATcttgtttgtctgcctgctccTCAGTCTGTACAGTGCAGGCTCCTCGCTCAGCTGCAGATGGATGGATCATAAATTCAGACAGCACAGTGAAACCTTTTTGGATCTCCTGGACACGATG gcTAATAACTCCACTAACACCACTGAGGAGGTGAATGATGCTGCTGCCTTCCCTAATGATCTGTACAGCCAGGCGGCCAAAGCACCA GCTGAGGACAAACTTGGCTTCACAGTTCAGGTTCTGGAGGAGACGGCTGCCCTGTTTGAGGAGGATCACAGCTCTGCATCATGGGAGGAGAACACAGTGGAGAACTTTCTCAGCGTTGTAACCCGGCAGGCCGACGGCCTTCGCTCCTGT attGGGAGCCACggacacaagaagaagaacaagaagctGCACATGTACTTCAAGAGACTCTCAAGCCTCGTTCTGGAGCAAATG GGCCACAGCGCTGAAGCCTGGGAGCTGATCAGGAAGGAAATTAAAGCCCATCTGAAGAGAGCAGACCAGCTGGTTTCATCTCTTCTCACCGCCAACTAA
- the LOC139303252 gene encoding interferon a3-like, which translates to MLNRILFVCLLLSLYSAGSSLSCRWMDHKFRQHSETFLDLLDTMANNSTNTTEEVNDAAAFPNDLYSQAAKAPAEDKLGFTVQVLEETAALFEEDHSSASWEENTVENFLSVVTRQADGLRSCIGSHGHKKKNKKLHMYFKRLSSLVLEQMGHGAEAWELIRKEIKAHLKRADQLVSSLLTAN; encoded by the exons ATGCTCAACAGGATcttgtttgtctgcctgctccTCAGTCTGTACAGTGCAGGCTCCTCGCTCAGCTGCAGATGGATGGATCATAAATTCAGACAGCACAGTGAAACCTTTTTGGATCTCCTGGACACGATG gcTAATAACTCCACTAACACCACTGAGGAGGTGAATGATGCTGCTGCCTTCCCTAATGATCTGTACAGCCAGGCGGCCAAAGCACCA GCTGAGGACAAACTTGGCTTCACAGTTCAGGTTCTGGAGGAGACGGCTGCCCTGTTTGAGGAGGATCACAGCTCTGCATCATGGGAGGAGAACACAGTGGAGAACTTTCTCAGCGTTGTAACCCGGCAGGCCGACGGCCTTCGCTCCTGT attGGGAGCCACggacacaagaagaagaacaagaagctGCACATGTACTTCAAGAGACTCTCAAGCCTCGTTCTGGAGCAAATG GGCCACGGCGCTGAAGCCTGGGAGCTGATCAGGAAGGAAATTAAAGCCCATCTGAAGAGAGCAGACCAGCTGGTTTCATCTCTTCTCACCGCCAACTAA